A region of the Passer domesticus isolate bPasDom1 chromosome Z, bPasDom1.hap1, whole genome shotgun sequence genome:
GTATTTACATctggagagggaaggggaaatcAGTTAGTCAAGAAGGGTAAAAACCATACTTGTATGCTGTTTTGGTtattagaattatttttaaaggctttttgttttttggtttaaaATTCTTCAATCCATGCTACAGAAATTACTGTAATAATTATTCTCACTTAGTCTGACTGTATTAGCCATTACTTATGAAATTACATTTCAATTTCCATACTCTCCAGAAAGAACATTAATACAACTTTGCAGTAGTCAGATGAAACAAAAactttaaataaatacaaatcaatTAAATTACCGTGCAAATGAAACGTGGCACTGACTTCTTTTTCAGCCTTCAGAATACAAGTGTAACTTCCCAGCTCGCTGCTCCCTGAGATGGtcagtcttaaaaaaaaaaaaaaaaaatcacaaatttggcgtttttttgtattttctttttgtgccaCTAAAAGTGACTGCTAATTAACATTCTAAAGAAAACAGTAGGAATTAGTAATGGAGCAGAGAAGATACCACCACTGAAACACTACAATTCAGGTTTAGTGCAATGCAGAAATGGCACAAtgtttttaagaaaacagaTGGGCACAAGCACACTTCGGAtcataaaaaacatttttaccCTGAGTGCTGACAGAAGGACACCTTTAAGCAGCATTATCTACAGATAACTGAGTTAGACATGGGCTCACCATGTGAACTAAGAAGTATATCCTATGTAGGGCTTTAGGAAGAACAAATTACTTAAGTAATCTTTTCaacactaaataaataaatagttttAAAGAGCTTTCATCTAATTAAGTCCAGCATCTTCTCCACTGGTAGACTATACATTTTACTGTCACTTTGAAAAAGATTTAAGTGTCTGTGTATATGGATTATCAAGAAAGTGACAGTTATAATCTCATCATATTTTCTACAATAGAAATTTTATCTAAGTATTACTGCTCTTAAAGCTATACACAAATGAAATGGAGACCAATCAGTTAAAATGTGTAATTGACCTAATTCTAAAGAACAACAATAAATTATATTGATTATAGAAAGGCTTTTACAACATTTTTTGAATTTCTGCAGAGGTCTGAATGATTTAAGAAAACCATCAAAATATCTTTACTGAAAATCTCACTTCTACCATTTCTTACCtatgaaggaaagaaaatgacCATTGATGACTTCCAGACTCTTGCAAAGCAGCAATGAGGTGGAAAGGGGGATGTGGAAAATGAGGGAGTGGAAAGAGAAATTGCTGAAGTATTTTAATCTCAGACTGATCATTATTTCACTTACTGAACACACTTTAAGGAACTGTCTTGTAATTctatattcttaaaaaaaaacaaaaaactttgTTTTATGTGCAGTAGAAGAAAAACAGGAGCTCATCCTCTAGGCTTGAGATACCTGCAGTCTTTCTCCTTTCTGACAGCTTCAGTACATTAATCTCTGCATCTCTCCCTTTTCCAATATACACATTACTAGTATTGGGTACTGTATATAACATTGTAGCTCATCAGAATCTGCAAATCACAATGTAAAGAACACTACTTACTGGATGGTCCAGCTGTTTGGAGTTTTACTGGTGTGACTGATTGTTTCACTTCCCCTTTTCCAAGTCACTTGAGGATCTTTCAAATTCGAATTCTCATCTAATTTGCATGTAAGTTCAACTGTAGCTGGACTGGCCAAagagatatttttttcagacacaCCTATAAGaagtttaaaaacatttaatgaaaaaaCCTATTGCCTCATTCTCATTGCCTCATGAGTGAAGGAACTTCAGAGACTGTGTTTACATATACAGGATTACAAGTGGACACAGGTGCTCTTTATATTCTCCAGGCCAAAAAAGTCCCTGCAAAATCAGAGTTTCACAGCAATTTTCTTAAGTAATAACTGAGTTAAAATACATATACCTTTACAAAAATAACACACTCCCAATTTGTAGGTAAATTTCCTAGAGGGCTCTAATATAGAAGCATAAATACTCATATCACTGAGAGCAAGACAGACTTAAGCTTTTTCATGATTTAATCCAAACCAAAAATATTAAGTACTTAGTATGTAtatagaaaattttattaatgtCAAGAAAAGTTAAGACATAAGTATCTGTAACTATTTGGATCTTAGCCAATTGCAGATTTTTAGGATACTGTGAGATCACAGGTATATCCTATTGCTAGGTAAGCTATTGATAAAATCTGCAACATTAACATAGCTGGATCAGGCCTTTCATACCTACAGTTACTCAAGCTGATATCAAATCCTCTTCAAACCCCTTTAGGGCCACCTTTGCCTTCCTGGCAAGTCAGTAGAATCACAGTAGGAAAATATTACAGTATAGTAGAAAAACCTGtcagttttttgctttttatgaGTATAGGTTCATGAGCATAAACTAAGCACATCCAAAAAGTAGATACCAACAGCAAATATCTTCTCTGATCCATAGAAACAGCCTTCTATTAGAAAACACTTTGGATGTTTTACCCATTAGTACTGACATTTTATTTCATAACTGGCTTTTTCATTCATGCCTTCTGGATAGAAACGTGGTTAGTCATCTAAATACTCCAAGAAAATTTATGCATGCGTCACTTCAATTCTAGATGCACCCTGTAGTATTTGGTGGTCAAAAAACTATAGGTGTATTGCACAGCTCACATTCCTTCCAAGAGAAAATAAGTTTTAAGGTACAGCTCACTGACTTTGTAATGCAAGTCATACCTATGCAGCAGCAAAACCTCACTGGAGTGATAGCACAAGATCCAGAGTAAGTGAACTTTACTGGGTCTGGCAGAGACATGTACAATCTGAAGAAGGCATATCCAGAACTGTGAGTCCCAGCCACAATAACTCAAACCTGTCAAACTGGAGATAAACTTAGAAGTGCAACACCTCAGTCTTCCATTGCAGAGCAACATCAGTCACTGAAAATCATTGATTAGGGCAATTAGGCTGAATAAATGAGACAAGCATAACTCAGCTTGTTGGGGCTGTTTATGAACAACGTAATTTTACAACTGGAATtggctccacagcagcagaagtttCACAGTCAGGCTAATTACAGAAGCTGAAAACAGTATCTGTCCCTTATgaaatgattttaaaatgtgaatgaacaaaatataaaaatggatGATGTTGAAGATTAACCAATAGCAAGACTGATGTCTGGGGCATCCCTGTACTAAGAGTGCAGATACCTGAACAGCAAACAGCAGTACTTTAAGTTTCCTGCTAGAAGAAAATACAGCATAAATACTGCAAAATTACATCCTTAAAATATCACACCAGTACTTTGCAAATCTTCCAGAGATAGTTCAGTTAGATCAGTTTCTTCAGCTGTCCAAGAAATTAATTCTAGACTAGTGTTTGGCAACTGGGAATTCCATATGTACTTTAGGAACAGGTTTATTTTTGCTGTTCTCCACACTTCAACTCCAGCAATGTTGCTAAGCTAACACCTGCTGTTCAGCAAGTACTCTAGTTTATGTGGTCTCTCCAAGTGGATTCACAAGTGCAAAAAAACTATTGTTTCAATTGATTTGGAGGAACAGTTATGAATTAGTTTTACTTttagttttaataaaaatagGAATCTAATTCTCCACTGCAAAATAGTTATTACCAGAAGAGAAGTTAATAATTACAGAAATGTACTTACCTTTCACTGGGCTCATCTCATGCTCATGTGAACATTTTCACTTTATCAAGAACTTGCCATTCTAGATGCTTCCGCAACTCATATGAAAGTTTGTGTGTACTCACACTCAATAGAAAATAATTGGAAGACAAAAAGTAACACACTCACCAGGCAGGACTATCTCATACTCAGTGATATcagtgctgtgcttgcttcCAGGCTTGAGCTCTTGTGTGGCAGCACCTGGACATAACAAGGTTTGGGTGAAAACAGAGTTATGTTATCCTACATAAATAATACATAAATAATGACAAAAATCACACAATATAGTTTGGCAATTATTAGTTACAACAATCTTGAAAGGAGAAAACAGACCTTGCCAAGTGCTGACAAGTGGCAATCCTTTTATAAACCTGTCTTGGCAGCCATAAGAGCAGTGTTGTGGGGTTTCTGTTGTAGCAATTACGCTGTTAGATAACGGTTTCTACCTTTATTGTGATGCTGCAGTTGCGAATGCCAGTATCTAAAATGTCATCACTGTTCTACAGCTTGACTGAAAAAGTCACCTATAGCTTACATACAGGACTACATCTATGTTTACATAGTTCTTAGAAAAGTAATAAGCTTTAGAAAAActttaagaaaaaatttaaaaatccaagccaaccaaccaaccaaagtCACCCAACAAAAAACGCCAGAACAACAGAATGCTGCCATTCTCAAAGCTACTACAATCTAACAACACAGCCAGGAACTCAGAGGTAGACAATCTAATCTTAAGTGTTGCTTTAATGAATTCAGAGGCACGAACACCTTGTGGTCAACTACAAAATGGTCAAAGACTGTCACTGCTTCTCAAAACTTCTGATACAGAGCAGGCAACGCCCTTCTACAAAGAATAGATACCAATATTAACCATCATATGGCTGACCTAAAAATATTCTTCTCATTTTGTTAGGAAAACCTACATTTACAAGGTGTATGGTCACCCAACTTCCTTTTTGGTGAGCTGTGGATCACATACCCTTCAGAGAGTATAAGATCTTTTATAAAGTTCTACAAAGCTTGATAAAGCAACTCTAAGCACAGTCTGCTCCCATCACCTGTTCTCATGCATTtcaagaacagaaaaagaaagcaaattaatAAGCTGCAGCTCTTACAGATGTAGCCCAGCTGCAATAATCTTCTTTTAAATAAGGTgaagaaagggaagagagaTTTCACCACCACCCCAAAAGATACACTAAATCTTTTATGACACACATGCTTTTACATACTTGGAAAGTAATTTCATTGCCAAATATTTCATAATGAGTTGCAGAAATATATGAAGAGTAGGTAGAGACTGATTCTGCCTAGTCACACAGCATTTTAAGAGAATTATTCTGGTTTTTGTAGACGGAAAGGGGCTTGATTATATCTGCTGTTTATGGATTGTAAAGATTCCTAATCACAATTGAGAAGATAGAGGAACTGGGCTACACCTTTAACCTTCCCACTGATAGATGTATTGGGTAGCCAAATTGGCCACTGTGAAATAGCATCTTTGAAAGCCTACATCTCATCAGAACTACTCCTTTTCTTCCCCTGCATAAAATACTGAACTCTCAGGTAAAGATCTTAAATGCATGCCTCTGAGCTACAGCTGGGAGGATCTGGCTGTGCTGAAGGAGGTCCCTGCTAGTGGTTTGCATCTAAAGGTATAAGCAGAGGTACACCTGCCTTTTCAAATTGTTGGCCAGTTTCAGAAAACATCCTCTCAAGCTCACAGCATCTCCTGGCTCGTTCCATCTCCATTTTCATACTTTCCCTCAAGCTTCAATTagtttaaggaaaaataaacctgTATATTAAGGTGTTTGGTGTGGAAGAACAGAACTTCAGGCTATTTCATTTGGTGATGTTGACAGTAGGTTGCTGTCAATCTTAACTGATAGTACAAAATGGCCTTTTAAGCAGAGAAACCAAAGCTGTCTTTAGCAGTAGACAATAGTCCTGTTGGTTCTAGACAAGAACACAACAAGCCTTGATCTCTGCCCCATGGAGAAGTAAACTAGTCCAAGTGTTTACCCAGGAAATAATATCAAGGCTGAAAAGTTCTTAGCAGATCTTAGGCTGCCTGTGTGCACAAACACTCAAACAGCATGCAAGGGTTGTCACAGATCAGCTGAGTTTATGTCAGTCCAGTACACACATCACCTGCTTTTTCACTGAAATCCCTTGCAATGATACATTCAGAAGGCACCAGTTCTACTTCGTATGGTAGATGCAGCCATAAAAAACTAGACAGCCTTTCAAGTGTCTTGCAACGAACAGGACTTTCACACTGACTTTCTTCCTCAATTCACATATCCAAGGAAAATATTCAGATGAGGTCATACTGTATGAAACATTTTCTATATTTCCTGTATGTCTATGTGTGTTTATGTATGTAGAGAGTTATTGAAGCTATTAGCTATTGCACTCCTAGTTCTCACATTGTGCGAAAAGGCTCCAAAGATGAACACCAGATAAATATAATTATCTCATTGAAAACTCCAACTTGTAAGTGAAATAACTTCCTAGAAATTGAGTTCACATAGAAATAGAACTTAGCTCACGTCTGACTTGCACTAATCAACATGAGCTTTGGGACAGTGCTGAAATTCTGATTCTCTGATCTTTATGGAGAAAGGAGAAGTAGAACCAACATGCATTGGTTTCCTGTCCTGCCTGGAACTTATTCTCGGCTCCCTGTTAAAAATACAATGAAGGTATAAGGTACAACAGACAGTTCTGAGACAGCCATAATTAAGAAAGATGAAGCTAGCAGGTACAGTGGTGCAAGGACATTTTTTATACCTTTCACTAACACACAGGCATCAGGAGCTCCCACATTAAAGATTATCACGGCTTAAACCTAGAACACAATGTCCCTGCAGTGGCACTAGCTGGGCCCTGCCCAACCTCCAGGGTCATTGCCTGCTTTTAAGGCATATATGCCTAAGGGCAACAGGCCACGAAACTGGCAGCTGCATAGCTTTTTCCAGTTCTGGAGATACTTGCAACACTCAAGCTCCTGTAGTGGTTTTAAAAGACCTAGGTGCTGTATCTGCTTCTGTTTCTTCCAAAAAGTCACAATCTTATTTCACGAGTGTGAAAAAGTTGACTCTACATGATAAACAAATTATCAATAGGAAAAAGGACTATATAGTTTTAAGTGTACTGAACTAAAACAATTACCAGatgattcatgtccagcttGCATCTTTGTCACAGAATTCACCCAAGTCTGATTGGAGTCTTGTGTTGTCATAGCTGGATCTAAAAGAAACCGAACAAAACAGCAGAAAGAGTTTAAAGAAACCTTAGGCTGAGGTGAGGATATTCTGCTGGGATTATTTTCATGAAGtagctttttctttctccccaaGTTCTGAGCatacacattaaaaaatgcaCAATAATTGTTTTTTGTTAGTTGTTTAGCTCACTTTAGGCAAGAGAAGATTAAAGAATGGAGGCAATATTTATTTGATCTCTAATTTCTGTGTAGAGTTATTTTCTTACAGGCAGGCAAAGCCACTCCTCAGAATGTTCCAGCAACTTTTTAAACTGTACTCACATCCTTTTTGTTCACAGGCTTAAAACACCACTTATGCCACTGACATCGGTCAATTACTTTTAATACAGATTAGTAGATTTTCCAATACAGTACAGACTTCATAACAGCTTTACAAATCTGGTGTGATGAACACGCAATGAACATACCTCCTTTGGCTCCACTAGCACCACAGTAAACAGGAGAAAATACATCTGTATCAAACCGTAACTTCAGCATCTAATACTAACAATTACTTCCAACTTTCCTCAGTACCACTGCAAAAGTGATCCTCTTCCTATGacacagtttttacaagaaccATTTAAGACTCCAGTCTGATTTGTGTTCTTGACTGGAAAAAGAACAGCAATGGAAGAGGCAAAGGACTTGGTTAGTAGTTGTGTCATTCTTTAAGAAAATCAAGATATCTAGATGTATTAGAAGAACGGAAGTGCATCCTCATTTCTTTATTTCCACCTTTGGGTGACAGAGCTAGTGTTTATTTTGTACTATCTGCACAATACAAAGGTATTCCAGGACATATTCTAGTGCCATAGAGAGAGTGATTCAGCCGCACAAGGAAAAGACATGGATTTTGCATTTGTAATTAAAGTCTTGACAGGGGGTTGGAATTGGGACCATGAACTCTTCTGGACACCCAAGAAAGCAATGAACATCACAAAtcacaaaaatcacagaatattctgaattggaagggacccacatgGATCCAGTTGCACTCTGAAGTGAACAGCAAAAAGCTGCATCACATTTTAGGTGCATTCAGACTTGAGAATCACATGCCTTCTGCAGAAGGTGAAGTCAGCACTGTGCCATTTCCTACAAATGAACATTACTAACACTTCTACCCCATTTCAGCACCAGTAGGCATAGACAACCGATAGATTCTCCACTGGCACCTCCAGCACACAGTTATTCCATCACAGCCATGCCTGGCTTACACCATCTACTGTCTCAATCTGCCCACCATACTTCAACCAGTTTGGACCAAGAGTAAAACACAATAGTCAAAAGATAGTAAAAGAATTAAGCATTACTGGTTCTTAAGAGCAGCCCACTTTTTTATCAGTCCACTGGTACCATAGCCAGCTGTTCCCTCCCAGCCCTTCAGTTTAAAAAAGCTTAGAAGATCTGCTCTGAGAATGTGCTGGCTTATGAGCCAGACAGTAAAAAGACTGAGTCTTATTCTCTGCCTCACAGAGGTACTGAGCAGGGAGAGCTATTATTTTTCTGATATTCATGGTACAACTGAAGAAAAAGGTCCATGAATTTTTGTACCTGCAGCATCTTGAGGCATTCCAAGTATGTTATGGATCACCTGCATATTAATTAAAATCCCCAAAGATGATAAATTTAGGAGGTGTCAGTGCCAAGCTGTACAGCAGCTCTGTTATCTCTCTGCAATGAAGGCAGATAACCTGGGGTTAACAGGGTTCTCATCTAACTAATTAAGAGGGTTCTCATCTTGGCTTTCTTCCTTAATTCATGTAGCAAGTGAAAGAAGTCAAGCAGTGTTATTTTTGTCACCCCTGCTTATGTATCTTTCACCTTACCTGTCCACATGTCAAGCTACACAAAACAGATAACATTGCACCACTCTCTTCCTCTCATATATACTTGCTGAATAGCACTGGAGATCAAGATGGGCCAGCATGGCACTGCCAGTGTCATCCAGCCAGGCAATGATGTAGGAAGTTGCATGGAGTAACTTCTCAAACTACTGAGTCATGGCTGCATGCCTTAGCCTAGAGTAGTTCTGCACTACTTTAATCAATAGCGTGGTCACTTGTAGAGGTCTCATCAAAATCAACTTGATTTTCATGCAGAAAAGGAAATAGGCAAGAGTACAATATAATGAATTTAGATTTCTACATTACTTCTGCTTCACATGGCAGTCAATATTTTCGGGCAAAAAAGTATGGATGTACCATGCTTACTATTACCAGAGTAATTTCAGGCTTAATCTACTTGTTCTCTTTTAGCCAGAAAAGCACCTGAGTAAGAAAGGGCTGAAATACAATTTGGTTtagtttaatatctttattttaCTGTTTAGTTTAATATAAATGATATACTTTTTAAATTCACATGCATTCAGTAGCATCCAAAATCAGCCACCAGAACTTCCTCATGTCCCAGAGACATCAGCAAATCAACATTAAGGACTCCCAAATACCCTGATAAAAGCTGCTCTCTCAGGTCAAACCAGAAAAACCCAACTTGAAAGCAACATCTGTAAGGAATGAGGTGTGTTCTATACTCATAGCTCCTTGAATTCTTCAGGAGCAGAAAGTGAGAGATCAGATGTGATGGGACTGTTTTTCCTGTATCAATCTGGCAGTACTTGCTGCAACTAAATTAAGACAACCATAAAGGTAACCCAAACAAAGCAGCAAACTCTGAACAATGGTGTTCTGACACTTGGTTAGAAATTACCCTTAACTCAtagcaaaataaaagcaatagTTTAGGTTTTTTCCAAAACAAGTAACTTAACAGTTATATGACTAAGAACAACAAAATAAAGATCTTCTTTGAGATATTatctcaaaataaaaatctaatgGGGCTTTTGGGGCATCTGCCTGACCAGCCTGCAGATCATGTAATACACCTTTCTGCAATTCAGTCCCTGTGTGCAAGTGCTCCCTCTGCTTACTTTTACTGCAAGCACTTCTTTTGGATGAAGCACTTTCACATCTCCAAAACAGAGTTTCTGGACTCCAATGGAAAACAGGTTTTAGTTTTTCTCCCTTCAGGTGACACGAACTTCcctttgctgcagctgtgtAGAGAGTTCCTCTGCTCAACTACCTTCATACACCGTTAATAACCTATGAAAGAGTAAATCACCATTTTTTCAATTAAATCATCACAGAAGTCACAGTATGATGCCTCCCTATCTAGTTCACGCAGCTGCAAAAACATTTAATGGAAGTCTGGAAAACAACACCTTCACTCTATATAGATGAAAAGTACTAAAGTTAGTGGCTTATTTCTGACATCTGCTCTAAACCACAATACCCGCCGCCGACTTTAGGAAGATGGTAGGCTTGCACAGTTTTTTGCAAACACAAAGAAGGTTTTGCTGTTTGATTCATTCTTCTGGTCAGAGGCTATCATTTTACCAATGGCTTTACATAAACTTAAAACTGCATCAGCCACCATCTGGTATGGGTTTTGGCATTAACAGCTATAAAAAATAACTATCTTATGGCAATTAGACACATGCTGACTCACACATTCCTACAAGTATCAGACTATTTGCACCCAAAAAACTCCTCAATTAAGTAAACTGCTAGAAAGGATTTCAAGTTCTGTGTGTACATAAATACACATGTATTTTAAAGAAGACTTAAGAACCACCAAGTAGATTTTTGTCTGTGTACATAAATATGCATTTCAAACAAGACTTGAGAAGTGCAAAGTATGTTTCCTTTCACATTATGTGAAACTACTGGAAACTTTACAGAAGGTACCATCACCTGGGGAGCACTACTGGTCTTCTCAGTACTAGGAAGTGCACCAGAGGCAGAAAAACCCATAACTGCTTGTATTTCACACACTGAAAATGCAACTAAACCACAGTGAATTCAAGTCACAGCATTGATGTCCACATACAAGTATGCATATGCTCACATAGACAGGACAGAACTCTTAGCCTTGCCAAGACCTACTCCAAGAATCTCACCCTGCACAACAAACACCAGCAATCTAGTAATTCCTGCTATAAGCATTTTCTACTAATCTGCAATGcctaaagaaagagaaaaattacaaattcaCTAGTTTTAGAAATAAGATCAAATTTCCAGAGAAAGAACTGGCCTGCTCCTGAACTGCTGCAAGCCTCTAGAGGAGGAACAGGGCCCAGCAAGCTCACATCACTCCTTCTTCATGGATTTTAAATGCTACATTTAAAAACGCAAACACAAATCCCAAGGAGCACCCCTCATAATTCATTAGGCACATAGATACCTAAATAATGTAATCTGTCGATtgagggggtgggggggggctGGTTGTTTTGCAGGTTTTTCTCATTTAAACGATTTCCTCGGTAAGGCCAGGACAGAAGTAAGACACAACAGCACACCTTCCCAATCCTGCACCTGTGAGCTAATAAACCCTTCGTTAGTGAGGGAGATGGTGCAGAGGCTACGGGACGGCTGATCGCCGATATGGCTCTATCTGCGGCCGTCCACGACGTCGGTGCTGGGGAACAGCGAGAGCGGATCCCCGCTGTCCCAGGAGAACCCCGATCTCCTGAGGGAGACAGGGGCGCCAGGAAGGCTAGGGGCCGCTAAGAAAGACAAACGCCTCAGCCGCTCCCACAGGTAAGGTCGAAAGGCAGCTGCCGTGTCGGGGCAGCGCTACCGTCCCCCGAGAGCCGGGGGTATGCTGCGGAGCAAGGAAGACCTTTGCTCCCAGGCGGTGCTCCGGTCCACCTCGCTCCGGCCCTCCCGGCACGGAAGGCGGAgggggcccggcccggggagAGTTTACATTTACCTGCAAGGCTCCCGCCCGAGAGgctggtgcagagcagcagcagcagcaggcgcACCAGGCAGCGGCCGGAGAAGGTGGCAGGCATGGTGCCCCCGCCGCGCTCACTCCGCCGGGCTCCCCTGGCTCGGCTCAGATCCGCACCCCGCGGGCTGCACCACCTGAGGAAGCCTCAAGTGGGCCGGAGCGGCTTTACGGGAGAGCTGGCTACTCCAGCAACGACGGGGCTCAAATGCAAAGCAAAGCTACTCCAAATTCACTTCGGACGAAAAAAAAACCAggccaaaaaacccccaccggGAAGGCGCCGGTGCTACAACCGCTGCCCTCTGCGTGAGGATGTGGTCAGCAGCGGGCTGGCCGCGCTTTAAGTGGCGGAGGAAGGGCGGGGGCGCGCACCGGTGCCTAATTAGACAGAGGCCCTGGCGCCCGAGCCGCGCAGGCGACCCCGGGGCGGTGGGAGCCTGGCGGGGCAGGGCGGCACAGGGTCGGGACTGGAGTTTGGCCCAGAGGGGCGCTGGCTGCGGGACCACCCGAGCAGGAGGGACGCGCCGCAGCAAACGGCTCCGGCCGCGCTGCGCAGGGAGGATTGCCTCGGGCAGagcctgcctgtccctgccctttgcCTGGTGATCCTCTGGAGAGCCCAGCTTCGAGGGTCACTGGCTCCAGGACAGCTGGGTTGTACTGTATAGGAGCTGCGACTCTTTTGCATCCCTAAGTCTCCCGCTGCTTTTACGGCAGTGACTAGGGAGCGCAATTTCTAGCAAAAGCTCCTCAAGTTTTTGATTATGCCTGAGTGAAATTGTTTACATTTTGTTTCTGCATATATGTGTGCTTACCTAGTAAGCCTGCtcatatatgtgtatatatatttatatatgtacatTATATGCGCTTCTGTTTCTTGCTTGGTAAATAACTGAATTCTGATAGTGCGAAATGAACTCCAGCAAGGTGGCATTCTCTGAAGGAATAACTTTCTTCCTTCTTGTCAGCTTCAGCTAAGGCAGAGGTTGAGTTGTGTAAGAGGTTTGTATCAGTACAAAAAGGTCACTGCAAAAAAGCCTTTCCATCATCTTAACTCACCATGCCGATAGAGCTGTAAGAGTTTATGTAAATTCCCCATGTGTTGGTTTTCCAGCACTAGACATGTTCATGCTTCCATCCATATTTTCCAATATCAGTATGGTGGCCTTtggaataaaattttctttcataaaaACTCCAGGTAAATACTACTAATGACAAaagactgggaatgggactgttTCATTAGGCTCTTTGCTGTGTATTCAGAACTCACAATGCAATGTGCTATGAGGAAAGATTGAACCTCCCCATGCTTGTTAATCTGCCAGCCTGCTAAAATGCACAGAATGATGGGATCCAGAGAGAGAATCCAATTCAGATAAAGCTGTTTAGGAATGGTAGATGATCTTCAGcttttaataggaaaaaaactgGCTGGCACTTGAAAGCTGTTTTATCTGAACCAGTTAGGACTGAAGAGACTTATCTCTTGGTACTGGGGGAGGGTgagggaaaggagaggagagagaaggggaggaaaagagagggagaggCAGAGGAGAGAGGA
Encoded here:
- the EMB gene encoding embigin isoform X1: MPATFSGRCLVRLLLLLLCTSLSGGSLADPAMTTQDSNQTWVNSVTKMQAGHESSGAATQELKPGSKHSTDITEYEIVLPGVSEKNISLASPATVELTCKLDENSNLKDPQVTWKRGSETISHTSKTPNSWTIQLTISGSSELGSYTCILKAEKEVSATFHLHVPTIEGREKPIITYIGDTAVMVCKAEYDAKAWMWYMTNGTELVPIDKVLPLDKFEMKMLSASENRLEIHKLTMEDSGEYWCEAAFELAGSKARFELRVLSIAEPLKPFIAAVAEVAILVTTIALYEMYSKKKAKGGGKEFDQIEQLKSEDNVTRGDK